In Colwellia sp. M166, a genomic segment contains:
- the pstB gene encoding phosphate ABC transporter ATP-binding protein PstB — MISVTPKNLSEHNIKLDLNNLSPEQVALEIKNLDLYYGDKQALQDISMLIPKGQVTAFIGPSGCGKSTLLRCINRMNDLVDICKIKGQINLNGENIYDRHTDVAALRRKVGMVFQRPNPFPKSIYENVVYGLRITGENNRRVLDEAVETSLRSAALWNEVKDRLHESALGLSGGQQQRLVIARAIAIQPEVLLLDEPTSALDPISTLTIEELINDLKKQFTVVIVTHNMQQAARVSDQTAFMYMGDLIEYSDTNTLFTTPTKKKTEDYITGRYG, encoded by the coding sequence ATGATTTCTGTTACGCCAAAAAATTTATCAGAACACAATATTAAGCTCGATCTTAATAATCTTTCGCCAGAACAAGTGGCGTTGGAAATTAAGAACTTAGACTTGTATTATGGTGACAAGCAGGCCTTACAAGACATTTCAATGTTGATCCCTAAGGGCCAAGTAACGGCCTTTATCGGGCCAAGTGGTTGTGGTAAATCAACACTATTACGTTGTATTAACCGGATGAACGATTTAGTTGATATTTGTAAGATTAAAGGTCAAATAAACCTCAACGGTGAAAATATTTACGATCGCCATACTGATGTTGCGGCTTTACGCCGTAAAGTGGGCATGGTGTTTCAACGACCGAATCCTTTTCCTAAGTCGATTTATGAAAATGTGGTTTATGGTTTACGTATTACCGGTGAAAATAATCGTCGCGTGTTGGATGAAGCAGTAGAAACGTCTTTACGTAGCGCCGCGTTATGGAATGAAGTTAAAGATAGGTTACATGAAAGTGCTTTAGGGCTTTCAGGTGGTCAGCAGCAGCGCTTAGTGATAGCGCGTGCGATCGCTATTCAACCAGAAGTGTTATTATTAGATGAACCTACTTCAGCTTTGGATCCTATTTCAACGTTAACTATCGAAGAGCTAATTAATGATTTAAAGAAACAATTTACCGTGGTTATTGTTACCCATAATATGCAACAAGCGGCACGTGTTTCCGACCAAACGGCGTTTATGTATATGGGGGATCTTATCGAGTATAGCGATACCAATACCTTGTTCACAACACCGACAAAGAAGAAAACCGAAGATTATATAACCGGCCGTTACGGTTAG
- the pstA gene encoding phosphate ABC transporter permease PstA produces MNNWFKSGSPWVWLSAGGVSISLISVVGLLWLIASRGLSYFWPADIYQFEMTDEKGKNLTVIGEIYDRESIPVSQLVHLDLDLDKSAETLERLLIKTGNRELVSLDFRWILVPQINKTSLPEELVVIERRTNGNFYGYIEAIILDGQVVEQSQMAELVTRVSDFQAEIEALQKSDIGAINYQIERTRLKERKHKLDDTLTPQLAGEFKAKVAGLRAEYEVLERKLMSLREKISRDQIVMRAMDGQKVTINFEDVLHVTFNNKLSVFEKIKLFFSQIVAFVTDDPREANTEGGVFPAIFGTVLMVLLMTVIVSPLGVVAAIYLHEYAGNNTLTKLLRIAVINLAGVPSIVYGVFGLGFFVYMVGGSLDQLFYAETLPSPTFGTPGVMWSAITLAILTLPVVIVSTEEGLSRIPSAMRHGSLALGATKAETLWRIILPIASPAIMTGIILAIARAAGEVAPLMLVGVVKMAPNLPLDGNFPFLHLDRKFMHLGFHIYDVGFQSPNVEAARPLVYATALLLVTIIVALNMTAVSIRNRLREKYRMLEH; encoded by the coding sequence ATGAATAATTGGTTTAAGTCTGGCTCTCCTTGGGTGTGGTTGTCAGCAGGTGGTGTTAGTATCAGCCTGATATCAGTGGTAGGTTTACTTTGGTTAATCGCCTCACGTGGTTTAAGTTATTTTTGGCCGGCAGATATATATCAGTTCGAAATGACCGATGAAAAAGGTAAAAACTTAACGGTTATTGGTGAAATCTATGACCGAGAAAGTATACCGGTATCACAGTTGGTGCATCTCGATCTCGATCTTGATAAGTCAGCTGAAACACTTGAGCGTTTATTAATTAAAACCGGTAACCGAGAATTAGTCAGTTTAGATTTTCGCTGGATTTTGGTGCCGCAAATTAATAAAACTTCATTGCCGGAAGAGCTTGTAGTGATTGAGCGCCGCACCAACGGTAACTTCTACGGCTACATCGAAGCGATCATTCTCGATGGTCAAGTGGTTGAACAAAGCCAAATGGCAGAGTTAGTTACTCGGGTAAGTGACTTTCAAGCAGAAATTGAAGCACTGCAAAAATCTGACATTGGTGCGATTAATTATCAAATTGAACGCACACGTTTAAAAGAGCGTAAACATAAACTTGATGACACGCTTACCCCACAGTTAGCAGGAGAATTTAAAGCCAAAGTTGCTGGCTTACGAGCTGAATACGAAGTGCTAGAACGTAAATTGATGAGCTTACGTGAAAAAATTTCTCGTGATCAGATAGTAATGCGTGCCATGGACGGGCAAAAAGTTACTATTAATTTTGAAGACGTCTTACACGTTACCTTTAATAATAAGTTAAGTGTTTTCGAAAAAATTAAATTATTTTTCAGTCAGATAGTCGCATTTGTTACTGATGATCCACGAGAAGCCAACACCGAAGGTGGTGTATTCCCTGCTATCTTTGGTACGGTGTTAATGGTGTTATTAATGACCGTTATTGTCTCGCCACTGGGTGTGGTTGCTGCGATATATTTACATGAATATGCGGGTAATAATACGCTCACAAAACTGTTGCGTATTGCGGTGATTAATCTTGCCGGTGTACCGTCGATTGTTTACGGTGTCTTTGGTTTAGGTTTCTTTGTTTATATGGTGGGGGGGAGCTTAGATCAATTATTTTATGCCGAAACATTACCTAGCCCAACGTTTGGTACACCAGGTGTTATGTGGTCAGCGATTACCTTAGCTATCTTAACTTTACCGGTGGTGATTGTATCCACGGAAGAAGGGCTATCACGTATTCCTTCAGCAATGCGACACGGTAGTTTGGCATTGGGCGCAACTAAGGCTGAAACCTTATGGCGTATTATTTTACCTATTGCTAGCCCTGCTATTATGACCGGTATTATTTTGGCGATAGCACGTGCTGCCGGTGAAGTTGCTCCATTAATGTTAGTTGGGGTGGTGAAAATGGCGCCTAATTTGCCGCTTGATGGTAACTTCCCATTCTTACATTTAGACCGTAAATTTATGCACTTAGGTTTTCATATTTATGACGTTGGTTTCCAAAGTCCGAATGTTGAAGCGGCAAGACCGTTAGTTTATGCCACGGCATTATTACTCGTCACTATTATTGTCGCTCTGAATATGACTGCCGTATCGATTCGTAATCGCTTACGGGAAAAATATCGCATGCTAGAGCACTAA
- a CDS encoding ABC transporter permease subunit codes for MITLGGISVLFTLVLIFMYLLYVIKPIFESAKVDAKAQFVIKEEHKVLATGIDELKEVAYSITEQGYIDFYQLVDGGGYKAGEKILSQPLVADGESLAQLINIGQEQKLLLDSAGNVQLVVPHFSANFDSGERVIIPSVRYPLGEAYLPVDENNAALTKLSFAMDDEKAIFVGFTEDKRLIKTTLLAEDDFSYDIAYEVQYQEIDYTAKRIDDILVTPDLAMVFVRESDQVAVFSLDEDSELKATIIPQLAQNKSTPNHITAMALLSGGSSILLGDDSGTVSQWFEVATEQGREFKKVRSFNVSDSEPVVAIYTEQFRKSFYTETPSGEMGMFYTTSEADLWRGQLHQGNAQAFAIAPRADGLVIFSENELAIFAVENEHPEVTWQALWQEVWYEGYPEPEFIWQSTSGSDDFEAKFSLVPISFGTIKAAMYAMMFAVPIALTAAIYTAYFMTPGMRRKVKPTIEMMEALPTVILGFLAGLWLAPIIEIYLPAICLLLVFIPSSVFITAFAWHKLPRAYKTLIPETWAPIILIPAILLAAYAAFALSPVLELHFFGGDIRQFITNDLAIDFDQRNALVVGIAMGFAVIPTIFSMAEDAIFSVPKHLTSGSLALGATQWQTLIKVVLLTASPGIFSAVMMGLGRAVGETMIVLMATGNTPILDWSIFQGMRTLAANIAVEMPESEVGSSHYRILFLAAFVLFVFTFVFNTLAEFIRQRLREKYSSL; via the coding sequence ATGATAACACTAGGCGGTATTAGTGTTTTATTTACCTTGGTATTAATATTCATGTATTTACTTTACGTGATCAAACCTATTTTTGAATCGGCAAAAGTTGATGCTAAGGCGCAGTTTGTCATCAAAGAAGAACATAAAGTGCTGGCAACCGGCATTGATGAATTAAAGGAAGTTGCTTATAGCATAACTGAACAAGGCTATATTGATTTTTATCAATTAGTTGATGGCGGTGGCTATAAAGCGGGTGAAAAGATACTTTCACAACCGCTGGTTGCCGATGGCGAAAGTTTAGCGCAGCTGATCAATATTGGCCAAGAGCAGAAGCTATTGCTTGATAGTGCAGGCAATGTACAGTTGGTTGTACCGCACTTCTCCGCTAATTTTGATAGCGGTGAGAGGGTGATTATACCGAGTGTGCGTTATCCGTTAGGTGAAGCATATTTACCGGTCGATGAAAACAATGCAGCACTGACTAAACTCTCTTTTGCTATGGACGATGAAAAAGCTATTTTTGTTGGTTTTACTGAAGACAAGCGTTTGATTAAAACCACACTATTAGCTGAAGACGATTTTAGTTACGACATTGCTTATGAAGTGCAATATCAAGAAATTGATTATACCGCCAAGCGTATTGATGATATTTTGGTGACACCTGATTTAGCTATGGTGTTTGTACGCGAAAGCGATCAAGTTGCCGTGTTTTCACTCGACGAAGATAGCGAGCTAAAAGCCACTATTATTCCGCAATTAGCGCAAAACAAGTCGACGCCAAATCATATTACCGCGATGGCATTATTATCTGGTGGTAGTTCAATTTTATTGGGCGATGATAGTGGTACGGTGAGTCAGTGGTTTGAAGTAGCAACGGAGCAAGGGCGAGAATTTAAAAAAGTTCGCAGCTTTAATGTCAGTGACAGTGAGCCGGTTGTGGCTATTTATACCGAGCAATTTCGTAAAAGCTTTTATACTGAAACACCTTCTGGTGAAATGGGCATGTTCTATACCACCAGTGAAGCAGACTTATGGCGTGGTCAATTACATCAAGGCAATGCTCAAGCATTCGCCATTGCCCCTCGTGCTGATGGCCTAGTTATATTTTCAGAAAATGAACTTGCTATTTTCGCGGTAGAAAACGAGCATCCAGAAGTTACTTGGCAAGCACTTTGGCAAGAAGTTTGGTATGAAGGTTATCCTGAACCTGAGTTTATTTGGCAGTCAACCTCAGGGTCTGATGATTTTGAAGCGAAATTTTCTTTAGTACCGATTTCTTTTGGCACCATAAAAGCCGCTATGTACGCGATGATGTTCGCGGTGCCTATTGCCTTAACCGCGGCAATTTATACCGCTTACTTTATGACGCCGGGTATGCGCAGAAAAGTTAAACCAACCATTGAAATGATGGAAGCATTACCTACAGTTATTCTAGGCTTCTTGGCCGGTCTTTGGTTAGCTCCGATCATTGAAATTTACTTACCGGCGATATGCCTTTTGTTAGTGTTTATTCCATCCTCAGTATTTATTACTGCATTTGCTTGGCACAAATTACCACGAGCCTATAAAACACTTATTCCGGAAACGTGGGCACCAATAATCTTAATTCCTGCTATTTTATTGGCAGCTTATGCAGCTTTCGCGTTGTCGCCGGTATTGGAATTGCACTTTTTTGGTGGTGATATTCGCCAGTTTATTACTAATGATCTAGCTATCGACTTTGACCAAAGAAATGCCTTAGTGGTTGGTATTGCTATGGGGTTTGCGGTTATTCCGACCATTTTCTCAATGGCTGAAGATGCTATTTTTAGTGTCCCTAAGCATTTAACCAGTGGCTCATTAGCACTAGGCGCTACGCAATGGCAAACCTTAATTAAAGTGGTACTACTAACCGCCAGCCCAGGAATATTCTCTGCGGTTATGATGGGCTTAGGTCGTGCTGTGGGAGAAACCATGATTGTGTTAATGGCGACAGGTAATACACCAATTCTAGATTGGAGTATTTTTCAAGGCATGAGAACGCTAGCAGCGAATATTGCGGTTGAAATGCCAGAGTCAGAAGTAGGTAGCTCGCATTACCGTATATTGTTCTTAGCAGCATTTGTTTTATTTGTTTTTACCTTTGTATTTAACACGCTTGCTGAGTTTATACGTCAGCGTTTGCGTGAAAAATATAGTTCATTGTAA